In a genomic window of Saccharothrix sp. HUAS TT1:
- a CDS encoding DUF2231 domain-containing protein — MAGVQRALRWVRTSPAVGKAAGALAEAVPAALRRREVTDLLRARALGRPVHPAVVALPIGLYAASAALDVMPGGSKAARAFIGAGLAVAPAALTAELAEYGTLPEEQRRTAFVQLAANAAATACYLTSFRLRGHGFGLVARAVSAVGLAALGAGGLLGVPHVDATAERATDPSTPAGVREPV; from the coding sequence ATGGCGGGTGTGCAGAGGGCGTTGAGGTGGGTGCGGACCAGTCCGGCGGTCGGGAAGGCGGCCGGGGCGTTGGCGGAGGCGGTGCCGGCGGCGTTGCGGCGGCGCGAGGTGACCGACCTGTTGCGCGCGCGGGCGCTGGGGCGGCCGGTGCACCCGGCGGTCGTGGCGCTGCCCATCGGGCTGTACGCGGCGTCGGCGGCGCTGGACGTGATGCCCGGCGGCAGCAAGGCGGCGCGGGCGTTCATCGGGGCCGGGCTGGCGGTCGCGCCGGCGGCGCTGACGGCCGAGCTGGCCGAGTACGGGACCCTGCCCGAGGAGCAGCGGCGGACGGCGTTCGTGCAGCTGGCGGCCAACGCGGCGGCGACCGCGTGCTACCTCACGTCGTTCCGGCTGCGCGGTCACGGGTTCGGGCTGGTGGCCAGGGCCGTCTCGGCGGTCGGGCTGGCGGCGCTGGGCGCGGGCGGCCTCCTGGGCGTGCCGCACGTCGACGCGACGGCCGAGCGCGCCACCGACCCGTCCACCCCCGCGG
- a CDS encoding peptidase S58, DmpA — MLVGRVPGVAVLLAPAGAVAGVDVRGAPVGTRELDLLDPSTLVRRVHAVVLAGGSLTAADGVVRWLEERGHGFPVGSRPFEVVPIVPAAAALGLAPGDGYAACEAALPLDAPALAFVGETAVGLVVVDADLDPAECRRVAMSAHDGFARAGVTAPATVFAVATGAPTGTPLADLCTTATTALELATPARVEH; from the coding sequence ATGCTGGTCGGGCGCGTGCCGGGGGTGGCGGTGCTGCTGGCGCCCGCCGGCGCGGTGGCCGGGGTGGACGTGCGCGGCGCGCCCGTGGGCACGCGTGAGCTGGACCTGCTGGACCCGTCGACGCTGGTGCGGCGGGTGCACGCGGTCGTGCTGGCCGGGGGTTCGCTGACCGCCGCCGACGGCGTCGTGCGGTGGCTGGAGGAGCGCGGGCACGGGTTCCCGGTGGGCTCGCGGCCGTTCGAGGTGGTGCCGATCGTGCCCGCGGCGGCGGCGTTGGGGCTCGCTCCGGGTGACGGTTACGCGGCCTGCGAGGCGGCCCTGCCCCTTGACGCGCCCGCGCTGGCGTTCGTGGGCGAGACGGCGGTGGGGCTCGTCGTGGTGGACGCCGACCTGGACCCGGCGGAGTGCCGGCGGGTCGCCATGTCGGCCCACGACGGCTTCGCCCGCGCGGGCGTCACCGCTCCGGCCACCGTCTTCGCCGTCGCCACGGGCGCCCCCACCGGCACCCCGCTGGCCGACCTCTGCACCACCGCCACCACCGCCCTCGAACTCGCCACCCCCGCGCGAGTCGAACACTGA
- a CDS encoding DUF2017 domain-containing protein, translating to MKKWTRTGDQVLGRFDRQEAAVVRGLVSQIQDMLLARAEEAPQDELAELTGIRTGPSTPPDDPILGRLLPDFHRLDPDAPDPGEVDSANALRSLHEPELLDRKTGVAAVVLDTCPPDGGEVRLALEQAEAWLSALNDVRLALGTALDVQEEMPDELPPDDPRSPHLGVYHWLTWVQETLVEAVMD from the coding sequence GTGAAGAAGTGGACGCGCACCGGCGACCAGGTGCTCGGCCGGTTCGACCGGCAGGAAGCCGCCGTGGTGCGCGGTCTGGTGAGCCAGATCCAGGACATGCTGCTGGCGCGCGCCGAGGAGGCGCCGCAGGACGAGCTGGCGGAGCTGACCGGCATCCGCACCGGCCCGTCCACGCCGCCGGACGACCCGATCCTGGGCAGGCTGCTGCCCGACTTCCACCGGCTCGACCCCGACGCGCCCGACCCGGGTGAGGTCGACTCGGCCAACGCGCTGCGGTCGTTGCACGAGCCGGAGCTGCTGGACCGCAAGACCGGGGTCGCGGCGGTGGTGCTGGACACGTGCCCGCCGGACGGCGGTGAGGTGCGGTTGGCGCTGGAGCAGGCCGAGGCGTGGCTGTCGGCGTTGAACGACGTGCGGCTGGCGCTGGGGACGGCGCTGGACGTGCAGGAGGAGATGCCGGACGAGCTGCCGCCGGACGACCCGCGCTCGCCGCACCTGGGCGTGTACCACTGGCTGACGTGGGTGCAGGAGACGCTGGTCGAAGCGGTCATGGACTGA
- the clpS gene encoding ATP-dependent Clp protease adapter ClpS, with protein MTTPVEHERTQVDPAGEEVRTEDRPWQTLVWNDPVNLMSYVTYVLQKLFGYSRDHATKLMLDVHHKGRAIVSSGSKDKVEADVAKLHAAGLWATMQRSS; from the coding sequence ATGACCACGCCCGTCGAGCATGAGCGGACGCAGGTTGACCCGGCCGGCGAGGAGGTCCGCACCGAGGATCGCCCCTGGCAGACCCTGGTCTGGAACGACCCGGTGAACCTGATGTCCTACGTGACGTACGTGCTCCAGAAGCTGTTCGGGTACAGCCGCGACCACGCGACCAAGTTGATGCTGGACGTGCACCACAAGGGCCGGGCGATCGTGTCGTCGGGCAGCAAGGACAAGGTGGAGGCCGACGTGGCCAAGCTGCACGCGGCCGGGCTCTGGGCGACCATGCAGCGGTCGTCGTGA
- a CDS encoding nicotinate phosphoribosyltransferase, which produces MSTSLFTDHYELTMLAASLRDGTAERPCVFEVFARRLPEGRRYGVVAGTGRLLDAIADFTFAEQDLELLERTRVVDDATLSWLADYRFTGDVDGYPEGELYFPGSPILSVRAPFAVGVVLETLALSILNHDSAIASAAARMVGAANGRRMIEMGSRRTHEEAAVAASRAAYLAGFTATSNLEAARRHGVPTAGTVAHAFTLLHDTEEEAFRAQVEALGVDTTLLVDTYDITNGIKTAVEVAGPSLGGVRIDSGDLGVLARQARDQLDSLGARNTRIVVSGDLDEYSIAMLRAEPVDAYGVGTSVVTGSGAPTAGMVYKLVDVDGRPVAKRSSHKESRGGRKSALRRHKETGTALEEVVFPHSEQPATGPHDRLLAVPMVRGGERVEGLDTLAESRERLRAALVTVPWEGLKLSRGEPAIPTTFL; this is translated from the coding sequence ATGTCGACGTCGCTGTTCACCGACCACTACGAGTTGACGATGCTCGCCGCGTCGTTGCGCGACGGCACCGCCGAACGGCCGTGCGTCTTCGAGGTCTTCGCCCGGCGGCTGCCCGAGGGCAGGCGGTACGGGGTGGTCGCGGGCACCGGCAGGCTGCTGGACGCGATCGCCGACTTCACGTTCGCCGAGCAGGACCTGGAACTGCTGGAACGCACGCGCGTGGTGGACGACGCGACCCTGTCGTGGCTCGCGGACTACCGGTTCACCGGCGACGTGGACGGCTACCCGGAGGGCGAGCTGTACTTCCCGGGTTCGCCGATCCTGTCCGTGCGGGCGCCGTTCGCGGTCGGCGTGGTGCTGGAGACGCTGGCCCTGTCGATCCTCAACCACGACAGCGCGATCGCCTCGGCCGCCGCGCGGATGGTTGGCGCGGCCAACGGTCGGCGGATGATCGAGATGGGGTCGCGCCGCACGCACGAGGAGGCGGCGGTGGCGGCGTCCCGCGCCGCGTACCTGGCCGGGTTCACCGCGACGTCCAACCTGGAGGCGGCACGGCGGCACGGCGTCCCGACCGCCGGGACGGTCGCGCACGCGTTCACCCTCCTGCACGACACCGAGGAGGAGGCGTTCCGGGCGCAGGTCGAGGCGCTGGGCGTGGACACCACCCTCCTGGTGGACACCTACGACATCACCAACGGCATCAAGACGGCCGTCGAGGTGGCCGGGCCGTCGCTGGGCGGGGTGCGGATCGACTCCGGCGACCTGGGCGTGCTGGCCAGGCAGGCGCGGGACCAGCTGGACTCGCTGGGCGCGCGGAACACCCGGATCGTGGTGTCGGGCGACCTGGACGAGTACTCGATCGCGATGCTGCGGGCGGAGCCGGTGGACGCGTACGGCGTCGGCACGTCCGTGGTGACGGGTTCCGGCGCGCCGACCGCGGGCATGGTCTACAAGCTGGTCGACGTGGACGGGCGGCCGGTGGCCAAGCGCAGCTCGCACAAGGAGTCGCGGGGCGGGCGCAAGAGCGCGCTGCGGCGGCACAAGGAGACCGGGACGGCGCTCGAAGAGGTCGTGTTCCCGCACTCGGAGCAGCCCGCGACGGGTCCGCACGACCGGCTGCTCGCCGTGCCGATGGTGCGCGGCGGCGAGCGGGTGGAGGGGCTGGACACCCTGGCGGAGAGCCGGGAACGGCTGCGTGCCGCGCTCGTGACCGTGCCGTGGGAGGGTTTGAAGCTGTCCCGCGGCGAGCCCGCGATTCCGACGACGTTCCTGTGA
- a CDS encoding isochorismatase family protein, whose amino-acid sequence MGKALIVVDVQNDFCEGGSLAVTGGAAVAAAISAHVASSSYDHVVATRDYHVDPGSHFSETPDFVDSWPVHCVAGTAGASFHPELDVTAVEAVFSKGEYAAAYSGFEGASGGGERLVEWLRARGVEQVDVVGIATDHCVRATALDAVGAGFATTVLLDLTAGVARATVDSALARLGEAGVTLAGTPRVG is encoded by the coding sequence ATGGGCAAGGCGCTGATCGTGGTGGACGTGCAGAACGACTTCTGCGAGGGCGGCTCGTTGGCGGTGACGGGTGGCGCGGCGGTGGCGGCGGCCATCTCGGCGCACGTCGCGTCGTCGTCGTACGACCACGTCGTGGCGACGCGCGACTACCACGTCGACCCGGGGTCGCACTTCAGCGAGACGCCGGACTTCGTGGACTCGTGGCCGGTGCACTGCGTGGCGGGCACGGCCGGCGCGTCGTTCCACCCGGAGCTGGACGTGACGGCGGTGGAGGCGGTGTTCTCGAAGGGCGAGTACGCGGCGGCGTACTCGGGGTTCGAGGGCGCGTCCGGCGGCGGTGAGCGGCTGGTGGAGTGGCTGCGGGCGCGCGGGGTGGAGCAGGTGGACGTGGTGGGCATCGCCACCGACCACTGCGTGCGGGCGACCGCGTTGGACGCGGTGGGCGCCGGGTTCGCGACGACCGTGCTGCTGGACCTGACGGCGGGCGTGGCGCGGGCGACCGTGGACAGCGCGTTGGCGCGGCTCGGCGAGGCCGGCGTGACGCTGGCGGGGACGCCGCGCGTCGGTTGA
- the wecB gene encoding non-hydrolyzing UDP-N-acetylglucosamine 2-epimerase encodes MKEVVLLAGTRPEAVKVAPVALALADHPVLRPVIVHSGQHTGVVEQALRAFDLRVDVELDVPRPTGGQAELLARLVARFDRVLRERHPAVVLVQGGTTTALAGALAAFWLGIPVAHLEAGLRTGDLAGPFPEEGNRQMIARIAALHLAPTDDDAATLVGEGLPDREIVVTGNTVVDAVQRVAAADLPARDPDLVRLERVLDERSDRLVLVTAHRRESWGEPLARVLRAVRALADRHPDVRVLLPAHPNPGVRAAARTALGGHDRIVVTEPLDYSDLVRALRRAALVLTDSGGLQEEAPSFGVPVLVLREATERVSAVEAGCAWLVGTDPIRILAEAGWVLGARLRLPLGHNPFGDGGAAARVRGALERLVGLPSDFSGTPLPVRIPC; translated from the coding sequence GTGAAGGAAGTCGTCCTGCTCGCGGGCACCCGGCCCGAGGCGGTCAAGGTCGCGCCGGTGGCGCTGGCGCTGGCCGACCACCCGGTGCTCCGGCCCGTGATCGTCCACAGCGGGCAGCACACCGGCGTGGTCGAGCAGGCGCTGCGCGCGTTCGACCTGCGCGTGGACGTCGAGCTGGACGTGCCGCGACCGACCGGCGGGCAGGCCGAGCTGCTGGCCCGGCTGGTGGCGCGGTTCGACCGGGTGCTGCGCGAGCGCCACCCGGCCGTCGTCCTCGTCCAGGGCGGCACGACGACGGCGCTGGCGGGCGCGCTGGCCGCGTTCTGGCTCGGCATCCCGGTGGCGCACCTGGAAGCCGGCCTGCGCACCGGCGACCTCGCCGGGCCGTTCCCCGAGGAGGGCAACCGGCAGATGATCGCCCGGATCGCCGCGCTGCACCTCGCGCCGACCGACGACGACGCCGCGACGCTGGTCGGCGAGGGCCTGCCGGACCGCGAGATCGTGGTCACCGGCAACACCGTGGTCGACGCCGTGCAGCGGGTCGCCGCCGCCGACCTGCCCGCCCGCGACCCCGACCTGGTTCGGCTGGAGCGCGTGCTGGACGAGCGCTCCGACCGGCTGGTGCTGGTGACCGCGCACCGGCGGGAGTCGTGGGGCGAGCCGCTGGCCAGGGTGCTGCGCGCGGTGCGGGCGCTCGCCGACCGGCACCCCGACGTGCGGGTGCTGCTGCCCGCGCACCCGAACCCCGGCGTGCGGGCGGCGGCGCGGACCGCGCTCGGCGGTCACGACCGGATCGTGGTGACCGAGCCGCTGGACTACTCCGACCTCGTGCGCGCGTTGCGCCGGGCCGCGCTGGTGCTCACCGACTCCGGCGGCCTCCAGGAGGAGGCGCCCTCGTTCGGCGTGCCGGTGCTGGTGCTGCGCGAGGCGACCGAGCGGGTGTCCGCGGTGGAGGCGGGTTGCGCGTGGCTGGTCGGCACCGACCCGATCCGCATCCTCGCCGAGGCGGGCTGGGTGCTCGGCGCGCGGCTGCGCCTGCCGCTCGGGCACAACCCGTTCGGCGACGGCGGCGCCGCGGCCCGGGTGCGCGGCGCGTTGGAGCGACTGGTGGGCCTGCCGAGTGATTTCTCCGGCACGCCGCTGCCGGTGCGCATCCCGTGCTGA
- a CDS encoding peptidase — translation MCRAPGGGVALGTGTGSSAGLGAGVTWWVVVGAVLLAAGLRLTRVARGRRATTDE, via the coding sequence GTGTGCCGGGCCCCGGGCGGCGGTGTCGCGCTCGGCACCGGAACCGGCTCGTCGGCGGGCCTCGGCGCCGGCGTCACGTGGTGGGTGGTGGTCGGCGCGGTGCTCCTCGCCGCCGGCCTGCGCCTCACCCGCGTGGCGCGCGGGCGACGAGCCACGACCGACGAGTAG
- a CDS encoding choice-of-anchor P family protein encodes MRARMTRRAAVAGLVASAALVVGAAPAEAAPGDATAHGASLALSLPDHGTAPSAPFAAADANGPVTGTSAGVDVPAVLSTGAIGTSASRDEKTGGAHSAASAADVRLDLLASVTGGVSADLVEARCSATQKGLTGASELVGLDLGRLGAVDAAPAPGTTVGVDLRGAVVAELVLNEQVRNADGSLTVNALRLTLLDSAHGSGDVVLASATCGPAGLPVPMASGAGLGAGLGLLALFAAPAAAVALRRRRECTAV; translated from the coding sequence ATGCGTGCCCGAATGACGCGCCGCGCCGCGGTGGCCGGACTGGTCGCAAGCGCGGCGCTGGTGGTCGGCGCCGCGCCTGCCGAGGCGGCGCCGGGGGACGCCACGGCTCACGGCGCGAGCCTCGCCCTGTCGCTGCCGGACCACGGAACGGCGCCGTCGGCGCCGTTCGCCGCCGCCGACGCGAACGGCCCGGTCACCGGCACGTCCGCGGGCGTGGACGTGCCCGCCGTCCTCAGCACCGGCGCGATCGGCACGTCCGCGTCGCGCGACGAGAAGACCGGCGGCGCCCACTCCGCGGCGAGTGCCGCCGACGTCCGGCTGGACCTGCTCGCGTCCGTCACCGGCGGCGTGTCCGCCGACCTGGTCGAAGCCCGGTGCTCGGCCACCCAGAAGGGGCTCACCGGCGCCTCGGAGCTGGTCGGGCTGGACCTCGGCCGGCTGGGCGCGGTCGACGCCGCCCCCGCGCCCGGCACCACCGTCGGCGTCGACCTCCGCGGCGCGGTCGTCGCCGAGCTGGTGCTCAACGAGCAGGTCCGCAACGCCGACGGCAGCCTGACCGTCAACGCCCTGCGCCTCACCCTGCTCGACAGCGCGCACGGCTCGGGCGACGTGGTGCTGGCGTCCGCCACCTGCGGTCCCGCCGGCCTGCCCGTGCCGATGGCCTCGGGCGCGGGCCTCGGCGCCGGGCTCGGCCTGCTGGCCCTGTTCGCCGCGCCCGCCGCCGCGGTCGCCCTCCGCCGCCGGCGCGAGTGCACGGCGGTCTGA
- a CDS encoding biotin transporter BioY: protein MSVLAVPGRRAVLADLVPGALARDIALVVAGAGLTGLAAQVALPVPGSPVPITGQTFAALLVGAALGWRRGGASMVLYLIAGVAGVPWFQGASSGMPASLGYVVGFVFAGALVGHLAARGGDRTPLRVVGTMVVGNLVIYACGVPWLMAAAGVGLGKALALGVTPFLLGDALKVALAAGLLPATWALVDRK from the coding sequence GTGTCCGTCCTCGCCGTTCCCGGCCGTCGCGCGGTGCTCGCCGACCTGGTCCCGGGCGCTCTCGCGCGTGACATCGCCCTGGTCGTCGCGGGCGCCGGGTTGACCGGCCTGGCCGCCCAGGTCGCGCTGCCCGTGCCGGGCAGCCCGGTGCCGATCACCGGCCAGACGTTCGCCGCCCTGCTGGTCGGCGCGGCCCTCGGGTGGCGGCGCGGTGGTGCGTCGATGGTGCTGTACCTGATCGCCGGCGTGGCCGGTGTGCCGTGGTTCCAGGGCGCTTCGTCGGGGATGCCCGCGTCGCTCGGGTACGTGGTCGGGTTCGTGTTCGCCGGCGCCCTGGTCGGCCACCTGGCCGCGCGCGGCGGCGACCGGACGCCGTTGCGCGTGGTCGGCACGATGGTCGTGGGCAACCTGGTGATCTACGCGTGCGGCGTCCCGTGGCTGATGGCCGCCGCCGGTGTCGGGCTCGGCAAGGCGCTGGCCCTGGGCGTGACGCCGTTCCTGCTGGGTGACGCCCTGAAGGTCGCCCTGGCCGCCGGTCTCCTGCCCGCCACCTGGGCGCTGGTCGACCGGAAGTAG
- a CDS encoding ATP-dependent DNA helicase, whose translation MAEAVERSIRTGEHLAVQAGTGTGKSLAYLVPALRHAVAEETTVVISTATIALQRQLVDRDLPRLAKALRKVLGREPRFAILKGRRNYLCMHRLHSGAPDEPEEAGLFDPFAVSKMGREVKRLHEWSSDTETGDRDELVPGVTDQAWRQVSVTARECLGVNKCPVGVDCFAEKARAEAGRADVVVTNHAMLAVDALEGYQVLPDHDVVVIDEAHDLVDRVTSVATEELSASLVATAARRCGRLIDQGVADRMAEASDGLAMILEELPAGRLDSLPQALAGALRATKDAAHACITSLGPERKEDVDGATSRKLAMTLLDEVHDCAARILSAFDEDHDVVWVSGDFADRDKPPSLRVAPLGVGGLLRERLFGKRTTVLTSATLTLGGTFDTLARQWGLPAASGARKAEGTATDKEPPSDAGGPRWSGLDVGSPFEHGSSGILYVARHLPPPGRDGLPPAYVDEIEGLVNAAGGRTLGLFSSMRAAKAAAEAVRGKVDHPVLCQGDDATGQLVKRFAEDPATCLFGTLSLWQGVDVPGPSLQLVIMDRIPFPRPDDPLASARQKAVESRGGNGFLTVAATHAALLLAQGAGRLLRSMNDKGVVAILDPRLATARYGGFLRASLPPFWTTYDPEVVRAALRRLAAASRD comes from the coding sequence ATGGCCGAGGCCGTCGAGCGCTCGATCCGCACCGGCGAGCACCTGGCCGTCCAGGCGGGCACCGGGACGGGCAAGTCGCTGGCCTACCTGGTGCCCGCCCTGCGGCACGCGGTGGCCGAGGAGACCACGGTCGTCATCTCCACCGCCACCATCGCCCTGCAGCGCCAGCTCGTGGACCGCGACCTGCCGCGCCTGGCCAAGGCGTTGCGCAAGGTGCTGGGCCGCGAGCCCCGGTTCGCCATCCTCAAGGGCCGCCGCAACTACCTGTGCATGCACCGCCTGCACTCCGGCGCGCCGGACGAGCCGGAGGAAGCGGGCCTGTTCGACCCGTTCGCGGTGTCCAAGATGGGCCGCGAGGTCAAGCGCCTGCACGAGTGGTCCTCCGACACCGAGACCGGTGACCGGGACGAGCTGGTGCCCGGCGTCACCGACCAGGCGTGGCGGCAGGTCTCGGTGACGGCGCGCGAGTGCCTGGGCGTCAACAAGTGCCCCGTCGGCGTCGACTGCTTCGCCGAGAAGGCGCGCGCCGAAGCGGGCCGGGCGGACGTCGTGGTGACCAACCACGCGATGCTCGCCGTGGACGCCCTGGAGGGCTACCAGGTCCTGCCCGACCACGACGTGGTCGTGATCGACGAGGCGCACGACCTGGTCGACCGCGTCACGTCCGTCGCCACCGAGGAGCTGAGCGCGTCCCTGGTCGCCACGGCCGCGCGGCGCTGCGGGCGGCTCATCGACCAGGGCGTGGCCGACCGGATGGCCGAGGCGAGCGACGGCCTGGCGATGATCCTCGAAGAGCTGCCGGCCGGCCGGCTCGACAGCCTGCCGCAGGCGTTGGCGGGCGCGCTGCGGGCGACCAAGGACGCGGCGCACGCGTGCATCACGTCGCTCGGCCCGGAGCGCAAGGAGGACGTCGACGGCGCGACGTCGCGCAAGCTCGCGATGACGCTGCTGGACGAGGTGCACGACTGCGCCGCCCGCATCCTGTCGGCGTTCGACGAGGACCACGACGTGGTCTGGGTGTCGGGCGACTTCGCCGACCGCGACAAGCCGCCGTCGCTGCGGGTCGCGCCGCTGGGCGTCGGCGGGCTGCTGCGGGAGCGGCTGTTCGGGAAGCGGACGACGGTCCTGACGTCGGCGACGCTCACGTTGGGCGGCACGTTCGACACGCTGGCGCGGCAGTGGGGGCTGCCGGCGGCGTCCGGGGCGCGCAAGGCCGAGGGGACGGCGACCGACAAGGAGCCGCCGTCGGACGCGGGCGGGCCGCGGTGGAGCGGGCTGGACGTCGGCTCGCCGTTCGAGCACGGCAGCAGCGGCATCCTGTACGTGGCGCGGCACCTGCCGCCGCCGGGGCGGGACGGGCTGCCACCGGCCTACGTGGACGAGATCGAGGGCCTGGTGAACGCGGCCGGCGGGCGGACGCTGGGCCTGTTCTCCTCGATGCGCGCGGCGAAGGCGGCTGCCGAGGCGGTGCGCGGCAAGGTCGACCACCCGGTGCTCTGCCAGGGCGACGACGCCACGGGCCAGCTGGTCAAGCGGTTCGCCGAGGACCCGGCCACCTGCCTGTTCGGCACCCTGTCGCTGTGGCAGGGCGTGGACGTCCCGGGGCCGTCGCTGCAACTGGTGATCATGGACCGCATCCCGTTCCCGCGCCCGGACGACCCGCTGGCGTCGGCGCGGCAGAAGGCGGTGGAATCGCGCGGCGGCAACGGTTTCCTGACCGTGGCGGCGACCCACGCGGCGCTGCTGCTGGCGCAGGGCGCCGGTCGGCTGCTGCGCTCGATGAACGACAAGGGCGTCGTGGCGATCCTGGACCCGCGGCTGGCCACGGCCCGCTACGGCGGTTTCCTGCGCGCCTCGCTGCCGCCGTTCTGGACGACGTACGACCCGGAGGTCGTGCGCGCGGCGTTGCGGCGGCTCGCCGCGGCGAGCCGCGACTAG